Proteins co-encoded in one Microcoleus sp. AS-A8 genomic window:
- a CDS encoding pentapeptide repeat-containing protein: MTGRIFPNAYELDWSKDTNLPHQASLQQSQDLIYKSLKSLVNSQPPETVLLEFKNLFISGDSSLNPEGLQALYKIILNNDEQEFKNTLKRSCYILINNWASQRKFGFIQELIQILAAAKETPTPLSPSLKRLKSWIINFVNQEDYQELKLFAAPHLSQERGYWSHRYTSYLLVPQYLDSRNPKEQREIARNLSQRLKEKFKLDLAMYTARCNSSIAQNKEVSNSNPTKLGEGVIGLIKKVITRTTLFDYTNQAHIFLQQTRELNYLKFKHRLKSYLGISIQHKKGLEILPTKFYEKIDNLYETHNQDSLNVDLLLRTSRQIIEWLTTEDGQEPSYLFIVLTTQGNTLTLVVILLKVILICQYVRTYLEVCIAKLIRYYEKYPEKECQWFINFLEIFNLVMAIYTENVQYNLVQVKDNHSENQLLGDLDTYRVFSQFKGADLRGNDLSNTDLRHSDLSAADMREANLCGTDLTQADLSLAKLSNANMSRAILNEAELIAADLNHADLSGATLIATKLRHADLHQANLSHATLNRATLNASTLSGADLREADLQYTDLSYANLNQANLSGANLQYADLSNASLSGANLSGANLQNANLSHANLHSAKLPQANLSRADLESVNLRGANLQGALLRHVKLSHGNLSGANLSRADLSHAELSCGNLRGANLSDALLRHVNLSGADLRDANLKGANLFSTHLNCADITHAQFGENSEFFELNQERVDAGKNTVCERLERITLD; this comes from the coding sequence ATGACAGGGCGCATCTTTCCAAATGCTTATGAACTGGATTGGTCTAAAGATACCAATCTGCCACATCAAGCAAGTCTCCAGCAATCTCAGGACTTAATTTACAAATCGCTGAAAAGCCTTGTCAATAGCCAGCCCCCAGAAACAGTACTCCTCGAATTTAAGAATTTATTCATTTCTGGGGATAGTAGCCTTAATCCAGAGGGATTACAGGCTCTTTATAAAATTATTTTGAATAACGACGAACAAGAGTTTAAAAACACTCTAAAACGCTCGTGTTACATCTTAATCAATAACTGGGCTTCCCAAAGAAAATTTGGTTTTATACAAGAACTGATTCAAATTTTGGCTGCTGCCAAGGAAACGCCAACCCCTCTATCACCCAGTCTAAAACGCCTCAAAAGCTGGATTATTAACTTTGTTAATCAGGAGGATTATCAAGAACTTAAATTATTTGCTGCACCTCACTTATCTCAAGAGCGAGGCTATTGGAGTCATCGTTATACCTCTTATTTATTAGTACCCCAATATCTAGATTCTCGAAACCCTAAAGAACAGCGAGAAATTGCCCGAAACCTGTCTCAACGGTTGAAAGAAAAGTTCAAACTTGATTTGGCAATGTACACGGCTCGCTGTAATTCTTCCATAGCTCAAAACAAAGAAGTCTCTAATTCTAATCCGACGAAACTCGGAGAGGGGGTGATTGGTTTAATCAAAAAAGTTATCACTCGAACGACATTATTTGATTACACCAACCAAGCTCATATTTTTTTACAGCAAACCAGAGAACTCAATTATCTTAAATTTAAACATCGATTAAAGAGCTATTTAGGCATTAGCATTCAGCATAAAAAAGGGTTAGAAATTCTCCCAACTAAGTTCTATGAAAAAATTGATAACCTTTATGAAACTCATAATCAAGATAGCTTAAATGTTGACCTTTTGCTAAGAACCTCTAGGCAAATTATTGAGTGGTTAACAACAGAAGATGGCCAAGAGCCTTCTTACCTATTTATTGTGTTGACGACCCAAGGCAACACACTGACTCTGGTGGTCATCCTACTCAAAGTTATTTTGATCTGCCAATATGTTCGGACTTATCTAGAAGTTTGCATTGCCAAACTGATTCGCTATTATGAGAAATATCCAGAGAAGGAATGTCAGTGGTTTATTAATTTCTTAGAAATTTTTAACCTCGTAATGGCCATTTATACGGAAAATGTTCAGTACAACCTCGTTCAAGTAAAAGACAATCATTCCGAGAATCAGCTTCTTGGGGATTTAGATACCTACCGAGTTTTTTCTCAATTCAAAGGAGCTGACTTACGAGGAAATGATTTAAGCAATACTGACTTACGTCACAGCGATCTGAGCGCGGCTGATATGCGTGAGGCTAATCTGTGCGGTACCGATCTCACTCAGGCTGACTTGAGTCTTGCTAAATTGAGTAACGCCAACATGAGCCGTGCCATCCTCAATGAAGCGGAGTTGATTGCGGCGGATTTGAATCATGCTGATTTGAGTGGTGCGACGCTGATCGCCACTAAATTACGTCATGCTGACTTACATCAGGCAAATTTGAGCCATGCGACACTCAACCGTGCAACGCTAAATGCTTCTACTTTAAGTGGTGCCGACCTACGAGAAGCAGACCTTCAGTATACTGACCTAAGCTACGCCAATCTCAACCAGGCTAATTTGAGTGGTGCTAACCTCCAGTATGCCGACTTGAGTAATGCTAGCTTGAGTGGGGCCAATTTGAGCGGGGCCAACCTGCAAAATGCCAATCTATCCCATGCCAACCTCCACAGCGCTAAACTCCCTCAAGCCAATCTCAGCCGCGCCGATTTAGAGTCGGTGAACCTGCGGGGTGCCAATCTCCAAGGAGCTCTTCTGCGTCATGTAAAACTGAGTCATGGTAATTTAAGCGGCGCTAATCTTAGCCGTGCAGACTTGAGCCATGCTGAGTTGAGCTGTGGCAATCTCAGAGGTGCCAATCTGAGCGATGCTCTTCTACGTCACGTCAACCTCAGTGGCGCTGACTTGAGAGATGCCAATCTCAAAGGTGCTAACTTGTTTAGTACCCATCTTAACTGCGCCGATATTACCCATGCTCAGTTTGGGGAGAATTCCGAATTCTTTGAGCTCAACCAAGAGCGAGTAGATGCTGGCAAAAATACAGTTTGCGAACGACTCGAACGAATCACTTTAGATTGA
- a CDS encoding glycosyltransferase family 1 protein → MSHLDGQPITQGAQQKAIAHQEESSLMLKKNQDSHSPVRLNQAESSASPFHSARPAIPGRQPIALISAHGDAATEVGAQEAGGQNVYVRQVGEALAKLGWQVDMFTRKTHPDDEPIVQHSPHCRTIRLVAGPQAFIPRQELFEYMPQFVEAFHKFQSKEGTNYPLVHTNYWLSAWVGLQLQASSNIQLIHTYHSLGAVKYKAVSVPSPMHQIRLAVERQILEQASCVVATSPQERETLHSLVSEQGCIEVVPCGTDLENFRIIPKMEAREQLGLDPTEQIILYVGRFDPCKGIETLVRAVAMSETRAKGNVRLVMAGGSDAELEDAQERQRIEQIVQEVGLTQQTLFSGRLGHDVLPLYYAAADVCVIPSHYEPFGLVAIEAMACGTPVVASDVGGLKFTVIPEETGLLVPPQDTAAFAAAIDRILTDELWATQLKKQASVRVRQNFTWSGVAIELSNLYRRLLAQSLLDERLWSAQLLSP, encoded by the coding sequence ATGTCACATCTGGATGGGCAGCCGATTACCCAAGGGGCACAGCAGAAGGCGATCGCACACCAAGAGGAAAGTTCCTTAATGTTGAAAAAAAATCAGGACTCTCATTCGCCTGTTCGCTTAAATCAAGCTGAGAGTAGCGCCTCACCTTTCCACTCTGCCCGTCCAGCTATTCCTGGGAGGCAGCCTATTGCTCTGATTTCGGCTCATGGCGACGCCGCCACTGAAGTCGGCGCACAAGAAGCCGGAGGTCAAAATGTTTACGTGCGCCAAGTGGGCGAGGCTCTGGCAAAATTAGGGTGGCAGGTGGATATGTTCACCCGTAAAACTCATCCAGACGATGAGCCAATTGTGCAGCATTCACCCCACTGTCGCACCATTCGTCTGGTTGCCGGTCCTCAAGCCTTCATTCCGCGACAGGAGTTGTTTGAATACATGCCCCAATTTGTGGAGGCATTCCACAAATTTCAGAGCAAAGAAGGCACGAATTATCCCCTAGTTCATACGAATTACTGGCTTTCCGCTTGGGTTGGCTTGCAACTACAAGCATCAAGCAATATTCAGCTGATTCACACCTACCACTCCCTGGGAGCCGTCAAATACAAAGCGGTTTCTGTGCCATCGCCCATGCACCAGATACGCTTGGCTGTTGAACGGCAGATTCTGGAGCAAGCCAGTTGTGTAGTCGCAACCAGTCCTCAAGAGCGAGAAACCTTGCACTCCCTGGTTTCTGAGCAGGGTTGCATCGAAGTGGTTCCTTGCGGAACTGACTTGGAGAATTTCCGCATCATCCCGAAAATGGAGGCCAGAGAGCAGTTGGGTCTCGATCCAACGGAGCAGATTATTCTGTATGTGGGACGATTTGACCCTTGCAAAGGCATTGAGACACTGGTGCGCGCCGTGGCGATGTCGGAGACGAGAGCGAAGGGAAATGTTCGCTTGGTGATGGCTGGTGGCAGTGATGCCGAACTGGAAGACGCACAAGAACGCCAACGAATTGAGCAAATTGTACAAGAGGTTGGGCTGACCCAACAAACGCTCTTTTCCGGGCGTTTGGGTCACGATGTGCTGCCACTTTACTACGCCGCCGCCGACGTTTGTGTGATTCCCAGCCATTATGAGCCGTTTGGACTGGTAGCGATCGAGGCGATGGCTTGTGGTACGCCTGTGGTGGCCTCAGATGTAGGAGGATTGAAGTTTACGGTGATACCGGAGGAAACCGGTTTGCTCGTTCCTCCTCAGGATACAGCGGCCTTTGCGGCTGCGATCGATCGCATCTTAACCGATGAATTGTGGGCGACTCAACTGAAAAAGCAAGCGTCTGTTCGAGTTCGTCAGAATTTTACCTGGAGTGGGGTAGCCATTGAGCTGAGTAACCTTTACCGCCGCTTACTGGCACAGTCGCTTCTGGACGAACGGCTGTGGTCAGCGCAACTGCTTAGTCCTTAA
- a CDS encoding cyclase, whose product MPDLAWSQQKALLQGNILVETRPHSAWGGAVTAQMYLPIARSHAWQQLTDYPCWVQYFPDLTKSEVLHRGEVKRLYQVAKKTFLFLTVQVEIYLNVFEILGQHIQFRLEKGTFTDFTADLKLQDFGNGTLLTYSVQATPSIPIPTVFIQQAMHMELPENMRQMRQVLCAACT is encoded by the coding sequence GTGCCAGATTTAGCGTGGAGTCAGCAAAAGGCGCTTTTGCAAGGGAATATTTTGGTGGAAACGCGACCGCACTCAGCTTGGGGTGGTGCTGTTACTGCACAAATGTACTTACCAATAGCGCGATCGCACGCTTGGCAGCAACTAACCGATTACCCCTGTTGGGTGCAATACTTCCCCGATCTCACCAAGAGCGAAGTCTTGCATAGAGGCGAGGTAAAACGTCTGTATCAAGTTGCCAAAAAAACCTTTCTGTTTCTCACTGTTCAAGTTGAAATTTACCTGAACGTCTTTGAGATACTTGGCCAGCACATTCAGTTCCGGCTAGAAAAAGGCACCTTTACCGATTTTACGGCAGACCTGAAACTGCAAGATTTCGGCAATGGTACTTTGCTCACCTATTCCGTGCAAGCAACGCCTAGCATTCCGATACCGACAGTTTTCATTCAACAGGCGATGCACATGGAATTGCCAGAAAATATGCGCCAAATGCGGCAAGTCCTGTGTGCGGCTTGCACCTAG
- a CDS encoding AEC family transporter: MIDSLFHAYAPLLIWSGLGFVLFRFIPERFPKLLGLALYWVGVPLQLLVLGRQTELSHGGELIPVVAVGVLLLSMSLALLSWWGLQKLSRRNATASSQEGQKNSLLDFSFSSVNTLGRASLGSFILASMLGNTGFIGLALTQVLFGTENISWPVLFSVTSNVVGNYGIAVFIASYFGRSETKNHWWIQLRDVLSVPTLWAFIIGFSTRNIELPSRVETGLDQAVWVVIAFALLLVGLRLGSVHGWRSLKRAWMPTLLKVVIVPMLVGLGATYFGLTGDSRLTLVLMSGTPTGLSVLILAEVYELDRELLASSIALSFMGLLLMLPVWLVCFG; encoded by the coding sequence ATGATTGACTCTCTATTCCACGCCTACGCCCCTCTGCTCATCTGGTCAGGGTTAGGGTTCGTACTGTTTCGGTTTATCCCAGAACGTTTTCCCAAGCTACTCGGTCTTGCGCTTTATTGGGTGGGAGTGCCACTACAACTTCTTGTTTTAGGGCGTCAGACAGAGTTGTCCCATGGGGGAGAATTGATTCCTGTGGTAGCCGTCGGAGTATTGCTACTGAGTATGAGCTTGGCGCTGTTGAGCTGGTGGGGATTGCAAAAGCTAAGCCGTCGAAACGCCACCGCTTCATCTCAAGAAGGCCAAAAAAATTCCCTGCTTGATTTCTCTTTTTCCAGTGTTAACACCCTGGGGCGCGCAAGTCTTGGAAGTTTTATCCTGGCTTCCATGTTAGGCAATACAGGGTTTATTGGCTTGGCGCTTACACAGGTTCTCTTTGGTACGGAAAATATTAGCTGGCCTGTGCTATTTAGCGTTACTAGTAATGTTGTCGGCAACTATGGCATTGCTGTGTTTATTGCGAGTTATTTTGGTCGTAGTGAAACCAAAAATCATTGGTGGATTCAGTTGCGGGATGTGCTGAGTGTCCCGACCCTATGGGCTTTTATCATTGGCTTTAGTACTCGAAATATAGAACTGCCTTCTAGGGTCGAAACAGGATTAGATCAAGCCGTCTGGGTCGTGATTGCCTTTGCTTTGTTGTTGGTTGGTCTGCGATTGGGGTCTGTGCATGGATGGCGAAGTTTGAAACGAGCCTGGATGCCAACCTTGTTAAAAGTTGTGATCGTGCCGATGCTAGTAGGATTAGGTGCTACTTATTTCGGGTTAACTGGCGACTCTCGTCTAACATTAGTGCTCATGTCTGGAACGCCCACTGGACTTTCGGTGCTGATATTAGCAGAAGTTTATGAGCTAGACCGGGAATTGCTAGCGAGTAGTATTGCATTGAGTTTTATGGGATTGCTGCTGATGCTGCCTGTGTGGCTTGTGTGCTTTGGCTAA